In Eucalyptus grandis isolate ANBG69807.140 chromosome 4, ASM1654582v1, whole genome shotgun sequence, the following proteins share a genomic window:
- the LOC104441990 gene encoding uncharacterized protein LOC104441990 produces MEISHFSHEHPLTLCTAEDAGEPCNGCSRPIFDLGYVCYDCGFLLHKKCAKLPRKAHHRLHPKHPLTLLFNSSETFQCNVCKKTGSGFAFRCCECQYVMDVTCFLKHQPYLDPFPLEGKTRKLQHFSHQKEHPFHPSHSLTLFTKSLILLGEYCVMLCGKVVSGFVYHCDKCSFDLDSTFFEELNIQVPCNSCCKPCSNDLYRCVTCNFNVHSTCLPFPRTVKHIHHCHSLILKDSTLEEDPSGILCATCKKKISPTARAYYCAECSYGVHLERVVSEEQSDQGKLLQDIARVREELDAIAAQLKRDKKSGSTKIQA; encoded by the exons ATGGAGATTTCGCATTTCAGCCACGAGCATCCGCTGACCCTCTGCACGGCAGAGGATGCTGGCGAGCCATGCAACGGATGCTCGAGACCCATCTTCGATCTCGGTTACGTTTGCTACGACTGTGGCTTCCTCCTCCACAAGAAGTGCGCCAAGTTGCCTCGTAAAGCCCACCACCGCCTTCATCCCAAACACCCTCTCACCCTCCTCTTCAATTCTTCGGAAACATTCCAGTGCAACGTCTGCAAGAAAACTGGCTCCGGGTTTGCCTTCCGATGCTGCGAGTGCCAGTACGTCATGGACGTGACCTGTTTCTTAAAGCATCAGCCTTATCTTGATCCCTTTCCACTAGAAGGGAAAACAAGGAAGCTACAGCATTTCAGCCAC CAGAAGGAACATCCTTTCCACCCGTCGCACTCCCTCACACTCTTTACAAAATCCCTTATCCTTCTGGGCGAGTATTGTGTAATGCTCTGTGGGAAGGTCGTCAGTGGTTTTGTGTACCACTGCGACAAATGTTCATTCGACCTCGACTCG ACTTTCTTTGAAGAATTGAACATTCAAGTTCCGTGTAATTCCTGCTGCAAACCGTGCAGCAACGATCTTTACCGATGCGTTACCTGCAACTTTAATGTGCACTCCACTTGTCTTCCTTTTCCAAGAACCGTTAAGCACATACACCATTGCCATTCTCTTATACTCAAAGACTCCACTCTCGAGGAGGATCCGAGTGGGATTCTCTGCGCAACatgcaagaagaagataagCCCAACGGCCCGGGCTTATTACTGTGCAGAATGCAGCTATGGAGTTCATCTTGAACGTGTGGTCTCCGAG GAGCAGTCGGATCAAGGGAAACTCCTACAAGACATTGCAAGGGTTCGAGAAGAGCTAGACGCAATTGCCGCTCAGCTGAAACGGGACAAAAAATCAGGATCAACGAAGATACAGGCATGA